Proteins from one Arsenophonus apicola genomic window:
- the kdsB gene encoding 3-deoxy-manno-octulosonate cytidylyltransferase: MFTVIIPARFASNRLPGKPLADIHGKPMIIRVMERARMSDAKRVIVATDHQAVFDVVKAANGEVCMTNANHQSGTERLAEVIAKYKFSDEEIIINVQGDEPLIPPEIINQLASNLMLNNVGMATLATAINNPDDVFDPAIVKVVTDKQSNALYFSRAAIPWERDRFAVSKMAIGQHFLRHIGIYAYRAGFIRRYIQWPISPLETIEMLEQLRVLWYGEKIHVALAVKTPGPGVDNQQDLDAVRKAFFPG, translated from the coding sequence ATGTTCACAGTCATTATTCCAGCGCGTTTTGCTTCTAATCGCTTACCAGGCAAGCCGTTAGCTGATATTCATGGAAAACCTATGATTATTAGAGTAATGGAAAGAGCGCGAATGTCAGATGCAAAGCGTGTTATTGTGGCGACTGATCATCAGGCTGTATTTGATGTGGTGAAAGCGGCCAATGGTGAAGTCTGTATGACTAATGCTAATCATCAATCAGGCACAGAAAGATTAGCAGAAGTTATTGCAAAATATAAATTTTCTGATGAAGAAATCATTATCAATGTTCAGGGTGATGAACCTTTAATCCCACCAGAAATAATTAATCAGTTAGCTAGTAATTTAATGCTAAATAATGTCGGTATGGCAACCTTAGCGACGGCCATCAATAATCCAGATGACGTATTTGATCCGGCTATAGTAAAAGTAGTGACGGATAAACAGAGTAATGCCTTATATTTTTCCAGAGCAGCTATTCCCTGGGAACGTGATCGCTTTGCAGTTAGCAAAATGGCGATTGGGCAGCACTTTTTACGTCATATCGGTATTTATGCTTATCGGGCTGGTTTTATTCGTCGTTATATTCAATGGCCGATTAGTCCGTTAGAGACAATAGAAATGCTCGAGCAGTTGCGTGTACTATGGTACGGCGAAAAAATTCATGTTGCCCTAGCAGTTAAAACACCAGGGCCGGGAGTAGATAATCAGCAGGATCTTGATGCTGTTCGGAAAGCATTTTTTCCTGGGTAA
- a CDS encoding Trm112 family protein, producing MDHRLLDIIACPICHGKLIYDKQNLELICKFDHLAYPVRNNIPVLLREEARELPLDEEK from the coding sequence ATGGATCACCGCCTACTTGATATTATTGCTTGTCCTATTTGCCATGGCAAACTAATCTATGATAAACAAAATCTAGAGCTTATCTGTAAATTTGATCATCTTGCTTATCCTGTGCGCAATAACATACCTGTATTATTAAGGGAAGAAGCTCGTGAGTTGCCTTTAGATGAAGAGAAGTAA
- a CDS encoding cold-shock protein, whose product MTFQLQMGRVKWFDVKEGYGFISPVNGGQDIYVNRRAIANTKNKWLKEGQCVEYSVTRNAYGISAADVIVYEV is encoded by the coding sequence ATGACATTTCAATTACAAATGGGTCGCGTAAAATGGTTTGATGTAAAAGAGGGCTATGGATTTATCTCCCCTGTCAATGGCGGTCAAGATATCTATGTTAATCGTCGAGCTATTGCGAACACCAAAAATAAGTGGCTTAAAGAAGGCCAGTGTGTTGAATATTCAGTTACGCGTAACGCTTATGGTATTTCTGCCGCTGATGTTATCGTTTATGAAGTTTAA
- the lpxK gene encoding tetraacyldisaccharide 4'-kinase: MIEKIWSGCSWLSFLLLPLSFLYGMIIGLRRLCYYLAIFPSWKAPIPIIVVGNLTVGGNGKTPVVIWLVEQLLSRGYRVGVVSRGYGGKATSYPLLVNKNISIKESGDEPALIYRRTGVPVAVAPKRVAAVKMLLKQQELDVIITDDGLQHYALQRDFEIVVIDGIRRFGNGCLLPAGPLRECQYRLNSVNAVILNGGIAKHGEIAMQLTGDIAINMLTGEKRSVCELGQVVAIAGIGHPARFFSSLEQKGVPLIATHAFSDHQCYEFSTLISLVTDHQTLLMTEKDAVKCFHFAQSNWWYLPVNANLSQPGAGKILSTISELAELSKNA, translated from the coding sequence ATGATTGAAAAAATCTGGTCAGGTTGTTCGTGGTTGTCTTTTTTACTACTGCCGCTGTCATTTTTATATGGCATGATTATTGGTTTAAGACGGCTTTGCTATTATTTGGCAATTTTCCCTAGTTGGAAAGCACCGATACCTATTATTGTTGTGGGTAATTTGACGGTTGGCGGTAATGGTAAAACGCCGGTTGTCATTTGGTTAGTTGAACAGCTTTTATCACGAGGCTATCGCGTTGGAGTTGTATCTCGTGGCTATGGGGGTAAAGCAACTTCTTATCCGTTATTGGTTAATAAAAATATATCAATAAAGGAAAGTGGCGACGAGCCAGCTTTAATTTATCGGCGAACCGGTGTGCCAGTGGCGGTTGCCCCTAAACGAGTAGCAGCAGTTAAAATGCTACTGAAGCAACAAGAGCTGGATGTTATTATTACTGATGATGGTCTTCAGCATTATGCACTGCAAAGGGATTTTGAGATCGTAGTTATTGACGGTATCCGTCGTTTTGGTAATGGTTGCTTGCTGCCGGCAGGTCCATTACGTGAGTGTCAATATCGCTTGAATAGTGTTAATGCTGTTATTCTTAATGGTGGTATAGCTAAGCATGGAGAGATTGCTATGCAGTTAACAGGCGATATTGCTATCAATATGTTGACTGGCGAAAAAAGATCGGTCTGTGAATTAGGACAAGTTGTTGCAATTGCAGGAATTGGGCACCCAGCACGTTTTTTTTCAAGCCTTGAGCAAAAAGGGGTACCATTAATTGCCACACATGCTTTTTCTGATCACCAGTGTTATGAATTTTCTACCCTAATATCCTTAGTGACTGATCATCAAACATTATTAATGACTGAAAAGGACGCAGTGAAATGTTTTCATTTTGCTCAATCAAATTGGTGGTATCTGCCGGTCAATGCTAATCTTTCACAACCTGGTGCAGGAAAAATTCTTTCAACCATCAGTGAATTGGCGGAGCTTAGCAAAAATGCTTGA
- the msbA gene encoding lipid A ABC transporter ATP-binding protein/permease MsbA, translating into MMNDKDLSTWQTFRRLWPMILPFKLGLSVAAVALIINAAGDAFMISLLKPLLDEGFGKADNTTLKWLPIAILGLMLIRGISSFISNYCIAWVSGKVVMNMRRRLFGHMMGMPVAFFDQQSTGTLLSRITYDSEQVASSSSSALITIVRETAYIIGLFGLMFYYSWQLSLILIVIAPIVTLTIRSVSKHFRNISKSMQTGMGQVTASAEQMLKGHKEVLIFGGQKVETERFSKVSNHMRRQTMKMVTASSISDPIIQLIASLALAFTLYIASFPEVMQTLTAGTIGVVFSSMFALMRPLKSLTNVNAQFQRGMAACQTLFSILDMEQEKDEGKLTLKKAKGKIEFKHVTFKYPTKDHPALQDICFKIPAGKSVALVGRSGSGKSTIANLITRFYEVNEGQILLDDRDLREYTLTSLRNQVALVSQHVYLFNDTIANNIAYATDGRFSRKAIEKAAKAAYAMDFIEKLDNGLDTVIGENGVMLSGGQRQRIAIARALLHNSSILILDEATSALDTESERAIQAALDELQKNRTSIIIAHRLSTIENADEILVIQEGKIIERGNHQTLLKCDGAYAQLYNMQFK; encoded by the coding sequence ATAATGAATGATAAAGATCTTTCCACATGGCAAACATTTCGTCGACTATGGCCAATGATTTTGCCATTTAAACTGGGATTAAGTGTAGCTGCTGTTGCGTTAATCATTAATGCTGCAGGTGATGCATTCATGATCTCCTTATTAAAACCGTTGCTTGATGAAGGTTTCGGCAAAGCGGATAACACCACACTAAAATGGTTACCCATTGCTATATTGGGGCTAATGCTGATAAGAGGGATATCGAGTTTTATCTCCAATTATTGTATTGCGTGGGTTTCTGGTAAAGTTGTCATGAATATGCGTAGGCGTTTGTTTGGCCATATGATGGGGATGCCGGTCGCTTTTTTTGATCAACAGTCAACAGGAACCTTACTTTCTCGTATCACTTATGATTCTGAGCAAGTCGCCTCATCCTCTTCTAGCGCTTTAATCACTATTGTTCGAGAAACTGCCTATATTATCGGTCTATTTGGGCTGATGTTTTATTATAGTTGGCAGCTTTCACTAATATTAATTGTAATTGCTCCTATTGTCACGTTAACCATTCGTTCGGTTTCCAAACACTTTAGGAATATTAGTAAAAGTATGCAAACTGGCATGGGGCAAGTAACGGCTAGCGCGGAACAGATGTTAAAAGGCCATAAGGAAGTATTGATTTTTGGTGGACAAAAAGTTGAAACAGAGCGTTTTAGCAAAGTAAGTAACCATATGCGTCGGCAAACGATGAAAATGGTAACCGCATCTTCGATCTCTGATCCTATCATCCAACTGATTGCCTCTCTTGCTTTAGCATTCACGCTTTATATTGCGAGTTTTCCTGAAGTAATGCAAACATTGACCGCAGGAACTATCGGTGTTGTTTTTTCATCCATGTTTGCATTAATGCGCCCATTAAAGTCATTAACAAATGTTAATGCACAATTTCAACGAGGTATGGCTGCTTGCCAGACATTGTTTAGCATTTTAGATATGGAGCAGGAAAAAGACGAGGGTAAATTAACCTTGAAAAAAGCTAAAGGTAAAATAGAATTTAAACATGTTACCTTTAAGTATCCAACAAAAGATCATCCGGCATTACAGGATATCTGTTTTAAAATTCCGGCTGGAAAATCTGTTGCTTTAGTCGGACGATCCGGTTCAGGAAAATCGACAATAGCGAATCTAATTACCCGCTTTTATGAGGTTAATGAAGGTCAAATACTGCTTGATGATCGTGATTTGCGTGAATACACTTTAACCTCTCTACGTAACCAAGTCGCACTCGTTTCGCAGCATGTCTATCTTTTTAACGATACTATTGCAAATAATATTGCTTATGCAACCGATGGTCGTTTTAGTCGAAAAGCGATCGAAAAAGCTGCTAAAGCTGCTTATGCAATGGACTTTATTGAAAAACTGGATAATGGACTAGATACGGTTATTGGCGAAAATGGTGTAATGCTTTCTGGCGGGCAGCGACAGCGAATTGCCATTGCGCGTGCTTTATTACATAACTCATCTATATTAATTCTTGATGAAGCTACATCTGCACTTGATACTGAGTCAGAAAGAGCCATTCAAGCAGCATTGGATGAATTACAGAAAAATCGGACTTCTATTATTATTGCCCATCGTCTTTCAACGATAGAAAATGCAGATGAAATTTTGGTCATTCAGGAAGGTAAAATTATTGAACGAGGCAACCATCAAACTTTACTTAAGTGTGATGGTGCATATGCTCAACTTTATAATATGCAATTTAAATAA
- the ihfB gene encoding integration host factor subunit beta, with amino-acid sequence MTRSELIERLINQLAHIPAKLIEEAVKEMLDHMAITLAKGERIEIRGFGSFSLHYRAPRIGRNPKTGDKVDLKGKHVPHFKPGKELRDRVNIYA; translated from the coding sequence ATGACCAGGTCTGAATTAATTGAAAGACTTATTAACCAATTAGCTCATATACCAGCAAAACTTATTGAAGAAGCTGTGAAAGAAATGCTTGATCATATGGCAATAACACTTGCTAAGGGAGAGCGTATTGAGATCCGCGGATTCGGCAGTTTTTCTCTTCATTACCGTGCACCGCGCATCGGTCGTAATCCGAAAACGGGTGACAAAGTTGATTTGAAAGGAAAACATGTTCCTCACTTCAAGCCTGGTAAAGAATTACGTGATCGCGTTAATATTTATGCATAA
- the rpsA gene encoding 30S ribosomal protein S1, whose translation MTESFAQLFEESLQSIETRPGAIVRGVVVAIDKDVVLVDAGLKSESAIPVEQFKNVQGELEIQVGDEIDVALDAVEDGFGETILSREKAKRHEAWLMLEKAYEDAETVMGIINGKVKGGFTVELKGIRAFLPGSLVDVRPVRDTTHLEGKELEFKVIKLDQKRNNVVVSRRAVIESESSAERDHLLENLQEGMEVKGIVKNLTDYGAFVDLGGVDGLLHITDMAWKRVKHPSEIVNVGDEINVKVLKFDRDRTRVSLGLKQLGEDPWVAIAKRYPEGTKLTGKVTNLTDYGCFVEIEEGVEGLVHVSEMDWTNKNIHPSKVVNVGDVVEVMVLDIDEERRRISLGLKQCKPNPWQQFAETHNKNDRVEGKIKSITDFGIFIGLEGGIDGLVHLSDISWNVAGEEAVREYKKGDEIAAVVLQVDAERERISLGIKQLAEDPFNNYLSAHKKGVIVIGKVVAVDAKGATIELAAGVEGHLRASEASRDRVEDTTQVLNVGDTVEAKYTGVDRKNRIITLSVRAKDEADEKDAIASVNKQEDSNFANNAMAEAFKAAKGE comes from the coding sequence ATGACAGAATCTTTTGCTCAACTCTTTGAAGAATCTTTACAGAGTATCGAAACCCGTCCAGGGGCTATTGTTCGTGGTGTTGTTGTTGCTATCGACAAAGATGTCGTGTTAGTTGATGCCGGTCTGAAATCAGAATCAGCGATCCCAGTAGAACAATTTAAAAATGTGCAAGGTGAGCTAGAAATTCAGGTTGGTGACGAAATTGATGTTGCTTTAGACGCAGTAGAAGATGGTTTCGGTGAAACTATCCTGTCGCGCGAAAAAGCGAAACGCCATGAAGCTTGGTTGATGCTAGAAAAAGCCTATGAAGATGCCGAAACAGTTATGGGTATTATCAATGGCAAAGTGAAAGGTGGTTTCACAGTAGAATTGAAAGGTATTCGTGCATTTTTACCCGGTTCACTGGTTGATGTTCGCCCAGTTCGTGACACAACTCACTTGGAAGGTAAAGAGCTTGAGTTCAAAGTTATCAAACTGGATCAGAAACGCAATAATGTTGTTGTTTCGCGTCGTGCCGTTATTGAATCTGAAAGCAGTGCAGAACGTGATCACTTACTGGAAAACTTGCAGGAAGGCATGGAAGTTAAGGGTATTGTTAAGAACTTAACTGACTATGGTGCATTCGTTGATCTGGGCGGTGTTGATGGCTTACTACACATTACTGACATGGCTTGGAAACGTGTTAAACACCCAAGTGAAATTGTAAATGTTGGTGATGAAATCAATGTTAAAGTATTGAAGTTTGATCGTGATCGTACACGTGTCTCTTTAGGCCTGAAGCAGCTTGGTGAAGATCCATGGGTAGCTATTGCTAAGCGTTATCCAGAAGGCACCAAACTGACAGGAAAAGTCACTAATCTTACTGATTATGGTTGCTTTGTTGAAATTGAGGAAGGTGTTGAAGGTTTAGTACACGTTTCCGAAATGGATTGGACTAATAAAAATATCCATCCATCTAAAGTTGTTAATGTGGGTGATGTTGTTGAAGTTATGGTACTGGATATTGATGAAGAGCGTCGTCGTATCTCCTTAGGTTTGAAACAGTGTAAACCAAATCCATGGCAGCAATTTGCAGAAACGCACAATAAGAATGATCGTGTAGAAGGTAAAATAAAATCTATTACTGATTTTGGTATCTTCATCGGTTTAGAAGGTGGTATTGATGGCTTAGTTCATCTGTCTGATATTTCCTGGAATGTTGCAGGTGAAGAAGCGGTTCGTGAATACAAAAAAGGCGATGAAATTGCTGCTGTTGTATTACAAGTTGACGCTGAACGTGAACGTATTTCTTTGGGTATTAAACAGTTAGCGGAAGATCCATTTAATAACTATCTGTCTGCTCATAAAAAAGGTGTTATCGTTATTGGTAAAGTAGTCGCTGTTGATGCCAAAGGAGCAACAATTGAGTTGGCTGCTGGTGTTGAAGGCCACTTACGTGCATCGGAAGCTTCACGTGATCGCGTGGAAGATACTACTCAAGTATTGAACGTTGGTGATACTGTTGAAGCCAAATATACTGGCGTTGATCGTAAAAACCGTATCATTACCTTGTCTGTTCGTGCAAAAGATGAAGCAGATGAAAAAGATGCTATTGCTTCTGTAAACAAACAGGAAGATAGCAATTTTGCAAATAATGCTATGGCTGAAGCGTTCAAAGCAGCGAAAGGCGAATAA
- the cmk gene encoding (d)CMP kinase has protein sequence MAVLPPVITVDGPSGAGKGTLCQALANKLGWQLLDSGAIYRVLALAALHHRVDIESEEALVPLAANLDVRFEPREKELAVMLEGEDVSNEIRSEVVGNTASLTATFPRVREALLRRQRAFRTKPGLIADGRDMGTVVFPDAPVKIFLDATPEERAQRRMQQLQKKGFDVKLSDLLADIKERDYRDRNRLIAPLVPAKDALILDSTKLSIEGVIEQALAYVKKKQILSI, from the coding sequence ATGGCGGTTTTACCCCCCGTTATCACAGTTGATGGTCCAAGTGGTGCAGGTAAAGGTACATTATGCCAAGCATTGGCAAATAAGTTGGGTTGGCAGTTACTTGATTCTGGTGCAATTTACCGAGTTCTGGCTTTAGCGGCATTACATCATCGTGTTGATATTGAGTCAGAAGAAGCATTAGTTCCATTAGCGGCTAATCTTGATGTCCGTTTTGAACCAAGAGAAAAAGAATTAGCTGTTATGCTTGAGGGGGAGGATGTTAGTAATGAAATACGTAGTGAAGTTGTTGGTAATACGGCATCTCTTACTGCAACTTTTCCTCGGGTGAGAGAAGCATTATTACGTCGGCAAAGGGCATTTCGCACTAAACCGGGTCTGATTGCTGATGGTCGTGACATGGGAACGGTGGTTTTTCCAGATGCACCGGTAAAGATTTTTCTCGATGCCACGCCGGAAGAGCGCGCTCAAAGGCGGATGCAGCAGTTGCAGAAAAAGGGCTTTGATGTTAAATTAAGCGATCTTTTAGCTGATATTAAAGAGCGTGATTATCGTGATCGTAATCGGCTGATTGCGCCATTGGTGCCTGCAAAAGATGCGTTGATTCTGGATTCAACAAAGTTATCTATTGAAGGAGTCATTGAGCAGGCACTTGCTTATGTGAAAAAAAAGCAAATATTATCTATATAA